The Levilactobacillus namurensis genomic interval ATCAACACCCCCATCGCTTCAAAGCCCGCTCACCTGGACTTGATCGACAAAGTCCAAGCAACCGCCGGCAAGACCACCCTGGTCATGACGGGCCCGTTAACGGACCTGGCTCGGGCCTTAGAGACCGACCCCAGCATCGCTGATAAGATCGACCGGCTCTACTGGATGGGCGGTACGCTCGACAACCGGGGCAACGTCGCTGAACCCGAACAAGACGGTACCGTGGAATGGAACGCCTACTGGGACCCACAAGCCGTGAAGACGGTCTGGGACAGCCCACTGACCATTCAGATGGTCGGCCTGGAAAGTACCCACCAAGTGCCCTTAACGCCAGCCGTCCGGCAACACTGGGCGACCTTACGGCAACACCCCGCCCTCGACTTCATTGGTCAAGGCTACGCGTTAGTTCCACCGCTGGAACACTTCGAGACCAACTCGACCTACTTCCTGTGGGACGTCCTGACTACGGTCGCCAGTGATACGCCTAGTATCGTGACCACCAAGACCGTGACCACCGACGTCTTGACTACGGGACCCGGCCAAGGTCGGACCTTCGAAGTCGCCGATGGCCGGCCAATCACGTTAGTCACCACGGTCGATCACGACGGTTTCTTCCGGCGCATCGATGAATTGGCCCAATTAGCCGATTAAAACTCGTCATCCCTATCCCCAGAGCTCCGGACCCACGTCCGGGGCTCTTTAATTTGAGCGTAGGACAAGCAGCGATTAGCCAAGAGGCAGACGGTGGCAATCACCCGCCTTACCGGACGGCCAGACAAGGCTGGAACGCCGTGGGCACCACTTCGAGCCACAAAGCGGTCTCGAAGCTGGGCCTTTTCCTAGGCGAGCTAAGAAACGCTCACCAAGGAAAATTTCACGGCTGAGCCTTGTCTGGCCGTCCTCTCGGCTTACAGTCATGTAACCATAGCGGAACATGATTTGCCAACAGACCGTGGTCCCCAAGCATATTGGTGACGCCTATGATCATTTAAAAACCTCATCCTAAACAGGATAAGGTCACAGTGGTCATGTACCCGTCAACCGTTTGCAACATCAAGTGTATGATGACGTATACCATTGATTCGAGGTCCGATAAAACTTGACTGATTAGCAATCACACATGCTGTCCAAATGTCAGAAAGCATCATTTTTAGTACACACAATTTAGCCGTGAGGTTGGCCCTGA includes:
- a CDS encoding nucleoside hydrolase, with translation MRNVYFNHDGSVDDLVSLLLLLQMPDVHLTGVGVIGADAYLEPAVSASRKVIDRFGHGATLNVAASNSRGVHPFPKEWRMDAFSLDALPILNESGTINTPIASKPAHLDLIDKVQATAGKTTLVMTGPLTDLARALETDPSIADKIDRLYWMGGTLDNRGNVAEPEQDGTVEWNAYWDPQAVKTVWDSPLTIQMVGLESTHQVPLTPAVRQHWATLRQHPALDFIGQGYALVPPLEHFETNSTYFLWDVLTTVASDTPSIVTTKTVTTDVLTTGPGQGRTFEVADGRPITLVTTVDHDGFFRRIDELAQLAD